A part of Corvus cornix cornix isolate S_Up_H32 chromosome Z, ASM73873v5, whole genome shotgun sequence genomic DNA contains:
- the PCSK1 gene encoding neuroendocrine convertase 1: MAGRRWAGRCAALAVLLAAWSLPRGGSAGRLFLNEWAAEIPAGPDAARAIADELDYDLVGQIGSLKNHYLFRHKSHPRRSRRSAIHITKRLSDDERVSWAEQQYEKKRTKRASMRDSAESLFNDPMWNQQWYLQDTRITPSLPKLDLHVIPVWQKGFTGKGIVITVLDDGLEWNHTDIYANYDPKASYDFNDNDHDPFPRYDPTNENKHGTRCAGEIAMQANNRKCGVGVAYNSRVGGIRMLDGIVTDAIEASSIGFNPEHVDIYSASWGPNDDGKTVEGPGRLAQKAFEYGINQGRNGKGSIFVWASGNGGRQGDNCDCDGYTDSIYTISISSASQQGLSPWYAEKCSSTLATAYSSGDYTDQRITSVDLHNECTETHTGTSASAPLAAGIFALALEANPDLTWRDMQHLVVWTSEYDPLAGNPGWKKNGAGLMVNSRFGFGLLNANALVDLADPKRWKSVPEKRECIVKDKSFEPRLLRANEEVIIEIPTKACEGQENSIASLEHVQLEATIEYSRRGDLHVTLVSPSGTSTVLLAERERDKSPNGFKNWDFMSVHTWGENPTGTWILRITDMSRRIQNEGRIVNWKLILHGTATQPEHMKQPRVYTSYNAVQNDRRGVEKMTDLVEDHTTLESLSEKPKATEDTSTSSDKAEDKIPSEAMLHLLQSAFSRQMDQKQLPKKTASEKLNIPYEHFYQALKKLNKPSQLRGSEESLYSDYVDLFYNAKPYKHRDDRLLQALVDIINEGN, translated from the exons ATGGCCGGGCGGCGCTGGGCTGGCCGGTGCGCGGCCCTGGCCGTGCTCCTGGCAGCCTGGTCCCTTCCCCGAGGAGGCAGCGCCGGGCGGCTCTTCCTCAACGAGTGGGCAGCGGAGATCCCGGCCGGCCCCGACGCTGCCAGAGCCATCGCGGACGAGCTGGACTACGACCTGGTGGGGCAG ATTGGATCACTGAAAAACCACTACTTATTCAGACATAAGAGTCACCCAAGACGGTCCCGAAGAAGTGCCATTCATATCACTAAGAGACTTTCTGATGATGAGCGT GTGTcatgggcagagcagcagtATGAAAAAAAGCGAACTAAGCGTGCCTCCATGAGAGACTCAGCAGAAAGTCTTTTCAACGACCCTATGTGGAATCAGCAGTGGTATCTG CAAGATACAAGAATTACTCCATCCCTGCCCAAACTGGATCTCCATGTTATTCCTGTGTGGCAAAAAGGGTTTACAGGCAAGGGAATTGTCATCACAGTCCTAGATGATGGACTGGAGTGGAATCACACTGACATCTATGCTAACTAT GACCCAAAGGCAAGTTATGATTTCAATGACAATGATCATGATCCCTTTCCTAGATATGACccaacaaatgaaaacaa GCATGGGACACGGTGTGCAGGAGAAATTGCCATGCAAGCCAACAACAGAAAATGCGGAGTTGGAGTGGCCTACAACTCCAGGGTTGGAg gtATACGAATGCTGGATGGAATAGTCACTGATGCTATTGAGGCCAGCTCAATCGGTTTCAATCCAGAACATGTGGATATTTACAGTGCAAGCTGGGGCCCTAACGATGATGGTAAAACTGTGGAGGGACCTGGGAGGCTGGCACAGAAGGCTTTCGAGTATGGGATAAACCAG ggCCGAAATGGGAAAGGCTCCATTTTCGTGTGGGCTTCAGGGAATGGAGGTCGTCAGGGTGACAACTGTGACTGTGATGGTTACACTGATAGCATCTACACCATCTCCATTAGCAGTGCTTCTCAACAAGGGCTTTCTCCCTGGTATGCAGAGAAGTGCTCTTCAACTCTGGCCACAGCATACAGCAGCGGGGATTATACTGACCAAAGAATT ACAAGCGTTGATCTTCACAATGAATGTACAGAAACTCACACTGGGACCTCTGCATCTGcacctctggcagcaggaattTTTGCTCTAGCACTGGAAGCAAA CCCAGATCTAACGTGGAGGGATATGCAGCACTTGGTGGTGTGGACCTCAGAATATGATCCACTGGCTGGAAAtccaggatggaaaaaaaatggagcaggACTGATGGTCAACAGCCGATTTGGGTTTGGGCTACTCAACGCCAATGCATTGGTGGATTTAGCTGATCCCAAGAGATGGAAAAGTGTACCAGAAAAGAGAGAGTGTATTGTCAAAGACAAGAGCTTTGAACCCAG ATTATTAAGAGCAAATGAAGAAGTCATCATTGAAATTCCCACAAAAGCCTGTGAGGGTCAAGAGAACTCCATTGCATCTCTGGAGCACGTGCAGCTCGAGGCAACAATTGAGTATTCCCGAAGAGGTGATCTTCATGTCACTCTGGTTTCTCCATCAG GGACCAGCACTGTCTTACTggctgagagagagagagacaaatcTCCCAATGGCTTCAAGAACTGGGACTTCATGTCTGTCCACACATGGGGGGAAAATCCAACAGGCACCTGGATTTTAAGAATTACTGATATG TCCAGACGAATACAAAACGAGGGAAGGATTGTAAACTGGAAATTGATTTTGCATGGCACTGCTACCCAGCCTGAACACATGAAGCAGCCACGTGTGTATACATCCTACAATGCTGTGCAGAATGACAGACGAGGAGTGGAGAAGATGACGGATCTTGTAGAG GACCACACAACACTGGAGAGCCTGAGTGAAAAACCCAAGGCCACAGAAGacaccagcaccagcagtgaCAAAGCAGAAGATAAAATCCCATCAGAGGCCATGCTGCATTTGCTGCAAAGTGCTTTTAGCAGACAGATGGATCAGAAGCAACTGCCAAAGAAGACTGCAAGTGAGAAGTTAAATATTCCATACGAACACTTCTACCAAGCCCTCAAAAAATTGAACAAGCCCTCCCAGTTGAGAGGCTCAGAAGAAAGTCTGTACAGTGACTACGTTGATCTTTTTTACAATGCCAAACCTTACAAGCATAGAGATGATAGACTGCTGCAAGCGTTGGTTGATATCataaatgaaggaaattaa